A single Silvibacterium dinghuense DNA region contains:
- a CDS encoding YeiH family protein gives MAKNFFFLGIILAAAGFLSPPLALGAGLAYGLLIPHAYHLDARRLSKFLLQASVVLLGFGMNLGTVIRVGRSGFVYTAAGISLALALGWLLGRLLHVEKTQSFLISAGTAVCGGSAIAALGPVTAATDGQMAVSMGTVYILNSAALFLFPAIGSALHLSQTQFGLWSALAIHDTSSVVGAAAKYGATALEVGTTVKLARALWIVPLTVGIAFAGKRAGQQRGKIHLPWFILYFVAAAVANSYLPLQHVPWAAGLYPSLARLGRLGLAVTLFLVGTGITRQTIREVGARPMLQGVLLWVAAAGISLWAILRGIIHL, from the coding sequence ATGGCAAAGAACTTCTTCTTTCTCGGCATCATCCTCGCGGCGGCGGGTTTTCTCTCGCCCCCGCTGGCGCTGGGCGCGGGACTGGCATACGGACTGCTGATCCCGCATGCCTATCATCTGGACGCGCGGCGGCTCTCGAAATTTCTGCTGCAGGCATCGGTGGTGCTGCTGGGCTTTGGCATGAATCTCGGCACGGTGATCCGCGTGGGCCGCTCGGGATTCGTGTATACGGCGGCCGGTATTTCCCTGGCGCTGGCACTGGGCTGGCTGCTCGGCCGGCTGCTGCATGTGGAGAAGACACAGTCTTTCCTCATCTCGGCCGGAACCGCGGTCTGCGGCGGGAGCGCGATCGCAGCGCTGGGACCGGTGACGGCCGCGACTGACGGGCAGATGGCTGTTTCGATGGGAACGGTCTACATCCTCAACTCTGCCGCGCTGTTCCTCTTCCCGGCAATCGGTTCCGCGCTGCATCTCTCGCAGACACAGTTTGGGCTCTGGTCTGCGCTGGCGATCCACGACACCAGCTCGGTGGTGGGCGCAGCGGCAAAATATGGTGCAACCGCGCTCGAAGTCGGCACAACGGTCAAGCTGGCGCGGGCGCTCTGGATCGTACCGCTGACGGTGGGCATCGCTTTTGCGGGCAAACGAGCCGGGCAGCAGCGCGGCAAAATTCACCTGCCATGGTTCATCCTGTATTTTGTCGCAGCGGCAGTAGCAAATAGCTATCTCCCGCTGCAGCACGTACCGTGGGCTGCCGGGCTGTACCCTTCTCTGGCACGGCTCGGGCGGCTGGGGCTCGCGGTAACGCTGTTCCTGGTCGGCACCGGCATCACACGGCAGACAATCCGCGAGGTCGGCGCACGGCCGATGCTTCAGGGCGTGCTGCTGTGGGTAGCGGCGGCTGGAATCTCGCTGTGGGCCATTCTGCGGGGGATCATCCACCTGTAG
- a CDS encoding LysR substrate-binding domain-containing protein — protein MQRMENFRLKVFRTVADCLNFRKAAEQLHMSQPAVSQQIHALEEELGILLFDRSNNRIGLTREGDILRRYAVRMARLCTEAREALAQVQGEPSGELRLGASTTVAQYILPRLLGEFRRLHPGVTLSLTSGNTEQIVAGLLKGETALAIIEGPASSREVHKERFLKDRMVLIVPRGHRWVSLPEIEPEALLEEPLLMREPGSGSRRVVELALRRAGLPLRRLRRAMNLDSTEAILSGVEAGLGIGFVSEWAIRKEVRLGTLKVVQVRGLEMVRDLSLIRRAGPAPEGAAGAFERFAIAQAGLR, from the coding sequence ATGCAACGCATGGAAAACTTCCGGCTGAAGGTGTTTCGCACGGTAGCCGACTGCCTGAACTTCCGCAAGGCGGCGGAACAGCTGCATATGAGCCAGCCGGCCGTAAGCCAGCAGATCCACGCGCTCGAAGAAGAGCTGGGCATCCTGCTTTTCGACCGCAGCAATAACCGCATCGGGCTGACGCGGGAGGGAGACATTCTGCGGCGGTATGCGGTGCGCATGGCTCGGCTCTGCACCGAAGCGCGAGAGGCGCTGGCGCAGGTTCAGGGTGAGCCCTCAGGCGAGCTGCGGCTGGGAGCCTCGACGACAGTGGCGCAGTATATTCTGCCGCGGCTGCTGGGCGAGTTCCGGAGGCTGCATCCGGGCGTCACGCTGTCCCTGACGAGCGGCAACACCGAGCAGATCGTAGCCGGCCTGCTGAAGGGAGAAACCGCGCTGGCCATCATCGAAGGGCCGGCATCGAGCCGCGAGGTGCACAAGGAGCGATTTCTCAAAGACCGCATGGTGCTGATTGTGCCTCGCGGACATCGCTGGGTATCGCTGCCGGAGATCGAGCCGGAGGCGCTGCTCGAGGAGCCGCTGCTCATGCGCGAGCCCGGGTCCGGATCGCGGCGCGTCGTCGAGCTGGCCCTGCGACGAGCCGGCCTGCCGCTCCGCAGGCTGAGGCGCGCGATGAATCTGGACTCGACCGAAGCCATTCTTTCCGGCGTCGAAGCGGGACTCGGCATCGGCTTTGTCTCCGAGTGGGCGATTCGCAAGGAGGTGCGGCTGGGCACCCTCAAAGTGGTGCAGGTGCGCGGACTGGAGATGGTGCGCGACCTGTCGCTGATCCGCCGGGCCGGGCCAGCTCCGGAGGGCGCAGCGGGCGCGTTCGAGCGTTTTGCCATAGCGCAGGCGGGGCTGCGATAG
- a CDS encoding sialate O-acetylesterase, whose product MKSLRLLLPLLALCPAAFSRAEVTLPHLLSSHMVLQRNRPIHLWGWADPGEQVTATLHGSSAAAKADDLGHWSLYLPAEKAGGPYQVTIAGTNRIVLDDVLVGDVWVASGQSNMEFPLLGFGPTTPMQNGAEEIRNANQPQLRLMLVQKATSPYPLQDVNTDPQAGSPEGWTLCTPDTAAHFSAAAYFFAREIAAKEHVPVGVIDSTWGGTPGESWVSMDGLAADPGLMPVFAFWADKSRDAGDVPRLQAAEKRADEAATAAGKPKPQHPWHPDLRSWNPSWLFNGMIAPLTPLPIQGVIWYQGETNSDVRRALSYERIFPALIEDWRKQWGQGDFPFLYVQISSFRSNAGEDWPVIREAQRRTLKLVNTAMAVTIDIGNPENVHPADKQDVGHRLALAARAVAYGEQVEDSGPLFRQATPAGDAIQVWFDHGDGLTAKHGELTGFEVAGADRNFTRAEAKIEHHEAGEYISVSSPSVSQPLYVRYGWQNAPAPTLNLYNAAGLPASPFTSEKDIPAPDPAHPTN is encoded by the coding sequence ATGAAATCCCTTCGCCTGCTGCTCCCCCTCCTCGCGCTGTGCCCTGCTGCGTTCAGCCGCGCCGAAGTCACCCTGCCTCATCTGCTGAGCAGCCACATGGTGCTGCAGCGCAACCGGCCGATTCATCTCTGGGGATGGGCCGATCCGGGCGAGCAGGTGACAGCCACGCTGCATGGCAGCTCTGCAGCCGCGAAGGCCGACGATCTGGGACACTGGAGCCTGTATCTGCCGGCTGAAAAGGCCGGCGGCCCGTACCAGGTAACCATTGCCGGGACCAACCGCATCGTGCTGGACGATGTGCTGGTCGGCGATGTGTGGGTGGCCTCGGGGCAGTCGAACATGGAGTTTCCGCTGCTGGGCTTCGGCCCGACCACTCCGATGCAGAACGGCGCGGAGGAAATCCGCAACGCGAACCAACCGCAGCTGCGGCTGATGCTGGTGCAGAAAGCCACTTCCCCATATCCGCTGCAGGATGTGAACACCGATCCTCAGGCAGGCTCGCCGGAGGGCTGGACCTTGTGCACGCCGGATACGGCGGCGCACTTCTCGGCGGCGGCTTACTTCTTTGCCCGCGAAATCGCGGCGAAAGAGCATGTCCCGGTGGGCGTTATCGATTCAACCTGGGGTGGCACGCCGGGCGAGAGCTGGGTGAGCATGGACGGGCTGGCTGCGGACCCGGGACTGATGCCGGTCTTTGCATTCTGGGCGGACAAGTCGCGCGATGCCGGCGATGTGCCCCGGCTGCAGGCCGCCGAGAAGCGCGCGGACGAGGCTGCAACCGCGGCAGGCAAGCCCAAGCCGCAGCATCCCTGGCATCCTGACCTGCGCTCGTGGAATCCGTCATGGCTCTTCAACGGCATGATTGCGCCGCTGACGCCGCTTCCGATCCAAGGCGTCATCTGGTACCAGGGCGAAACAAACAGCGATGTAAGGCGGGCGCTGAGCTATGAACGCATCTTCCCGGCGCTGATCGAGGACTGGCGCAAGCAGTGGGGCCAGGGAGACTTCCCCTTCCTCTACGTACAGATTTCGAGCTTCCGCTCGAACGCGGGCGAGGACTGGCCGGTCATCCGCGAGGCGCAGCGGCGCACGCTCAAGCTGGTGAATACGGCCATGGCAGTCACCATCGATATCGGGAACCCGGAGAACGTGCATCCGGCCGACAAGCAGGATGTCGGGCATCGGCTTGCACTGGCGGCTCGCGCAGTTGCCTATGGAGAGCAGGTCGAAGATTCAGGACCGCTCTTCCGGCAGGCAACGCCGGCAGGGGATGCGATACAGGTCTGGTTCGACCACGGCGACGGACTGACGGCAAAGCATGGCGAGCTGACCGGATTCGAAGTCGCAGGCGCGGACCGGAACTTTACCAGGGCCGAGGCGAAGATCGAGCACCATGAGGCGGGCGAGTACATTTCTGTTTCGAGCCCCTCGGTTTCCCAGCCTCTTTACGTGCGCTACGGCTGGCAGAATGCTCCGGCGCCAACGCTGAATCTCTACAACGCAGCCGGCCTGCCGGCCTCCCCGTTCACCTCGGAGAAGGACATTCCGGCGCCGGACCCGGCTCATCCGACGAACTAG
- the murJ gene encoding murein biosynthesis integral membrane protein MurJ, producing MSTTPTTPRWQRAFAMLRPSHSHTAFTATLLLMASAMASRVIGLVRTKYIAYLLGRTSAADAFNAAFQLPDQISYFLVGGAASITFVTMLTRYREAGREAEGERSMSIILTTMAMVLSVAILAAEFLAPLYVHTVLSFTPGSETAVLCARLTRILLPAQLFFLAGGIFASVLLVRKQFAVQAVTPLVYNCGIILGGVLLYRTLDSAGLAVGAVAGAFLGPFLLNAIWAHRVGIRYRPILDWKDKGLHEWVRMSIPLMLGVSLVSADNWIINKFASYVSGDLSLLTYAKQLFTAPVALGQAAGAASLPFLASLYGKRDEAGRPDRAGFAQAVNTSVSQILAFSILLSAFMIAMALPLVDVLLRGGAFHRADSATMASYFAVFSVSLCLWSAQAIYARAFYAAANTLTPMIAGTIVTAVSIPVYALLFHSVGAIGLAVASDIGILIQTLTLAVLLHRRGMVPAGGLNYAELLRSLVAAAAGYAALVALRHYVYSNSRLIELGVLALATVLWVLVSGAVLKLIGSKLPDQLIARFLKRGK from the coding sequence ATGTCCACCACACCCACCACCCCGCGCTGGCAGCGCGCCTTCGCCATGCTGCGTCCCTCGCACAGCCATACGGCCTTTACGGCCACGCTGCTGCTCATGGCCTCGGCCATGGCCTCGCGTGTCATCGGCCTGGTCAGGACGAAGTACATCGCTTACCTGCTCGGCCGTACTTCGGCAGCAGATGCTTTCAACGCTGCCTTCCAGCTGCCAGACCAGATCTCTTATTTCCTCGTCGGAGGCGCGGCGTCGATCACCTTTGTGACCATGCTCACCCGCTATCGCGAGGCCGGTCGCGAGGCCGAGGGCGAGCGCTCAATGTCGATCATCCTTACCACCATGGCTATGGTGCTGAGCGTGGCGATTCTCGCCGCCGAGTTCCTCGCGCCACTCTATGTGCACACGGTGCTCAGCTTCACGCCCGGCTCGGAGACGGCGGTGCTCTGCGCGCGTCTCACGCGCATCCTGTTGCCGGCGCAGCTCTTCTTTCTCGCCGGAGGCATCTTTGCCTCGGTCCTGCTGGTGCGCAAGCAGTTTGCCGTGCAGGCAGTCACGCCGCTGGTCTACAACTGCGGCATCATCCTCGGCGGCGTGCTTCTCTATCGCACCCTCGACTCGGCAGGGCTTGCCGTGGGCGCGGTGGCTGGAGCTTTTCTCGGGCCGTTCCTGTTGAATGCCATCTGGGCTCACCGCGTCGGCATACGCTACCGGCCCATTCTCGACTGGAAGGACAAGGGCCTTCACGAGTGGGTGCGCATGTCGATCCCGCTGATGCTCGGCGTCTCGCTGGTCAGCGCCGACAACTGGATCATCAACAAATTCGCTTCGTACGTCAGCGGCGATCTCTCGCTGCTGACCTATGCCAAGCAGCTCTTCACTGCGCCGGTTGCGCTCGGGCAGGCCGCGGGCGCGGCTTCGTTGCCCTTTCTCGCCTCGCTCTATGGCAAGCGCGATGAGGCAGGCCGTCCCGATCGCGCCGGATTTGCGCAGGCGGTGAATACTTCGGTTTCGCAGATTCTCGCTTTCTCGATTCTGCTCAGCGCCTTCATGATTGCCATGGCCCTGCCGCTGGTCGATGTGCTGTTGCGCGGCGGCGCCTTCCATCGGGCCGACTCGGCCACCATGGCGTCGTACTTTGCGGTCTTCTCGGTATCGCTCTGTCTCTGGTCGGCGCAGGCTATTTACGCGCGCGCCTTCTATGCGGCGGCGAATACGCTTACGCCGATGATCGCGGGCACCATCGTCACCGCTGTCTCGATCCCGGTGTATGCCCTGCTCTTTCACTCCGTCGGCGCTATCGGTCTTGCCGTCGCATCCGATATCGGCATTCTCATCCAGACGTTGACGCTCGCGGTTCTGCTGCATCGCCGCGGCATGGTGCCCGCAGGCGGCCTCAACTATGCCGAACTGCTGCGTTCGCTGGTCGCCGCCGCTGCCGGCTACGCTGCGCTTGTCGCCCTGCGCCATTATGTCTACAGCAACAGCCGGCTCATCGAGCTTGGAGTGCTCGCGCTGGCGACGGTGCTGTGGGTGCTGGTTTCCGGCGCCGTGCTCAAGCTCATCGGCTCAAAGCTGCCCGACCAGCTCATCGCGCGCTTTCTGAAGCGAGGAAAGTAA